The following coding sequences are from one Triticum aestivum cultivar Chinese Spring chromosome 5A, IWGSC CS RefSeq v2.1, whole genome shotgun sequence window:
- the LOC123105841 gene encoding ATP phosphoribosyltransferase, chloroplastic (The sequence of the model RefSeq protein was modified relative to this genomic sequence to represent the inferred CDS: added 84 bases not found in genome assembly) yields MSAMMGARLDLAPFLLSPSPSPSRPSPALRLRTSSPAAAAARTRSLAPRAAAAATAVSAKPAAAAPLSADRSVVRLGLPSKGRMAELTLSLLKSCQLSVRQINPRQYTADIPQVPNLEVWFQRPTDIVRKLCSGDLDLGIVGYDIISEYAQGNDDLVIIHDALDFGHCRLSLAVPKEGIFDSVNTLEDLLNMPQWSEERPMRVVTGFGYVGAKFLKEKGFKHVSFLAGDGALESYPAMGMADAIVDLVSSGTTLRENNLKEIEGGVILESQATLVASKKSLNRREGVLEISHEMLERLEAHLTASGKIMVTANMRGNSAEEVAERVLSQTSLCGLQGPTISPVYCTQDGNVAVDYYAINVVVPQKSLYKSIQQLRSIGGSGVLVSKLTYIFDEETPRWRKLLSELGM; encoded by the exons ATGTCGGCGATGATGGGGGCGCGGCTGGACCTGGCGCCCTTCCTCCTCtccccgtcgccctcgccctcgcggccGTCCCCCGCCCTCCGCCTCcggacctcgtcgccggccgcggcggcggcgaggacccGCTCGCTCGCCCCGAGGGCTGCCGCGGCGGCGACCGCCGTCTCCGCCAAGCCGGCGGCGGCCGCGCCGCTGTCCGCCGACCGCTCCGTCGTCCGTCTCGGCCTCCCCAGCAAGGGCCGCATGGCCGAGCTAACCCTAAGCCTCCTCAAG AGTTGCCAGTTGTCGGTGAGGCAGATCAACCCGCGGCAGTACACCGCCGACATTCCGCAG GTTCCAAATTTGGAGGTTTGGTTTCAGAGGCCCACGGATATTGTTCGTAAACTATGTTCAGGGGATCTTGATCTTGGTATTGTGGGTTATGACATAATCAGTGAATATGCGCAG GGCAATGATGATCTAgttattattcatgatgctctcgaTTTCGGACATTGTCGCTTGTCCCTTGCG GTGCCGAAGGAAGGTATTTTCGATAGCGTCAATACTCTAGAGGATTTGTTAAATATGCCTCAATGGAGTGAAGAAAGACCAATGCGGGTCGTTACAGGATTTGGTTAT ATGGGTATGGCTGACGCTATTGTGGATCTTGTGAGTAGTGGAACGACTTTGCGTGAGAATAATTTGAAGGAAATTGAAGGTGGAGTAATTTTGGAAAGCCAG GCAACACTTGTAGCAAGTAAGAAATCTCTGAACAGACGTGAAGGTGTGTTAGAGATTTCACATGAGATGCTTGAAAGATTAGAGGCTCACCTCACAGCATCTGGCAAGATAATG GTAACGGCAAATATGAGGGGCAATAGTGCAGAAGAAGTGGCAGAGAGAGTTCTCAGCCAAACATCATTATGTGGATTACAG GGCCCAACTATAAGTCCAGTGTATTGCACACAGGATGGCAATGTTGCGGTGGACTACTATGCTATTAATGTGGTAGTTCCCCAAAAATCACTCTACAAGTCTATTCAACAGCTGAGATCT ATTGGCGGCAGCGGAGTCTTGGTGTCGAAACTGACCTACATATTTGACGAGGAGACTCCTAGGTGGCGCAAACTTCTGTCGGAGCTGGGAATGTGA
- the LOC123105840 gene encoding cytochrome P450 78A6, whose amino-acid sequence MESSVQSWWVLPLTLLPAISGGQDGGIAATTLPAVATSFAYVAVLACLAWAAAALLYWAHPGGPAWGRYWRGRGQGAGLRRAIPGPKGLPVVGSLGLMSGLAHRSLADEAARRPGAKRLMALSLGPVRAVVASHPDVAKEILDNPAFAARPLNHAAYSLMFHRSIGFAEHGPYWRALRRVASGHLFGPRQVDAFAPYRARVAGDVVAALRGAGAGVVELRGVLRRASLYYIMRFVFGKEYDVSAPQSSSGEVEELLEMVHEGYELLGKENWCDYFPGLAAVDPQGIGARCAELMPRVNRFVHGIIREHRAKATLTASGEAPRDFVDILLSLQDSEGLADADIAAVLWEMIFRGTDAMAVLMEWAMARLVLHRDVQAKVHRELDEVVGRSSPAAESSLPALPYLQALIKEALRVHPPGPLLSWRHRAITDTYVDGHLVPAGTTAMVNQWAMSRDPEVWDAPLEFRPERFLAGGEAPDVSVLGADGRLVPFGSGRRSCPGKSLAMTTVTAWMATLLHEFEWAPAASSGVDLSEVLRLSCEMAAPLQVRVRPRRCSA is encoded by the exons GCTCAGTCCAGAGCTGGTGGGTGCTTCCCCTGACCTTGCTCCCGGCCATCTCCGGTGGCCAGGATGGCGGCATCGCCGCAACCACACTCCCCGCCGTAGCCACCAGCTTCGCCTACGTCGCCGTCCTCGCCTGCCTCGCGTGGGCGGCCGCCGCGCTGCTTTACTGGGCGCACCCGGGCGGCCCTGCATGGGGCCGGTACTGGCGGGGCAGGGGCCAGGGCGCGGGCCTACGACGTGCCATCCCGGGCCCGAAGGGGCTCCCCGTCGTCGGCAGCCTCGGGCTCATGTCCGGGCTGGCGCACCGCTCGCTGGCCGACGAGGCGGCGCGCCGGCCCGGGGCCAAGCGGCTCATGGCGCTGTCCCTCGGCCCCGTCCGCGCCGTCGTCGCCTCCCACCCGGACGTCGCCAAGGAGATCCTCGACAACCCGGCCTTCGCCGCGCGCCCGCTCAACCACGCCGCCTACAGCCTCATGTTCCACCGCTCCATCGGCTTCGCTGAGCACGGGCCCTACTGGCGCGCGCTCCGCCGCGTCGCGTCGGGCCACCTGTTCGGCCCGAGGCAGGTCGACGCCTTCGCGCCATACCGCGCGCGCGTCGCCGGCGACGTGGTCGCGGCGCTGCGCGGCGCCGGGGCGGGCGTGGTGGAGCTGCGCGGCGTCCTCCGCCGCGCCTCGCTCTACTACATCATGCGGTTCGTGTTCGGCAAGGAGTACGACGTGTCGGCGCCGCAGTCGTCgtccggcgaggtggaggagcTGCTGGAGATGGTGCACGAAGGGTACGAGCTCCTCGGGAAGGAGAACTGGTGCGACTACTTCCCGgggctcgccgccgtcgacccgcAGGGCATCGGGGCCCGGTGCGCCGAGCTCATGCCGCGGGTGAACCGCTTCGTGCACGGCATCATCCGGGAGCACCGCGCCAAGGCGACGCTCACCGCCAGTGGAGAGGCGCCGCGTGACTTCGTCGACATATTGCTTTCCCTGCAGGACAGCGAGGGGCTCGCCGACGCCGACATCGCCGCCGTGCTCTGG GAGATGATCTTCAGAGGAACGGACGCCATGGCGGTGCTGATGGAGTGGGCCATGGCGCGCCTGGTGCTCCACCGCGACGTGCAGGCCAAGGTGCACCGCGAGCTCGACGAGGTGGTCGGCCGGAGCAGCCCGGCCGCCGAGTCGTCCCTGCCGGCGCTGCCCTACCTGCAGGCGCTGATCAAGGAGGCCCTCCGCGTGCACCCGCCGGGGCCGCTGCTGTCGTGGCGCCACAGGGCGATCACCGACACGTACGTCGACGGCCACCTCGTCCCCGCCGGCACCACGGCCATGGTGAACCAGTGGGCCATGAGCCGCGACCCGGAGGTGTGGGACGCGCCGCTCGAGTTCCGGCCGGAGCGGTTCCTggccggcggcgaggcgccggATGTGTCCGTGCTCGGCGCCGACGGCCGGCTCGTGCCGTTCGGGTCCGGCCGGAGGAGCTGCCCCGGCAAGTCCCTGGCCATGACCACGGTGACCGCGTGGATGGCCACCCTGCTGCACGAGTTCGAGTGGGCGCCGGCGGCGTCCTCCGGCGTCGACCTGTCGGAGGTGCTCCGCCTGTCGTGCGAGATGGCAGCGCCGCTCCAGGTCCGGGTGCGCCCGAGGAGGTGCTCCGCCTGA